The Skermanella rosea sequence CATGGCGGGCATCGGCCTGGGCGACGCGGTTCAGGTAATATCTCAGGATCGTGTCCGGCACCGAGCCGGTCGGCAGCGTGGCGATCTTGGCGGGGCGCCCCGCGCGATCGAAGAAGCCCTTGAATCCTTCTGCGGCCGAGGGCGCCGCGGCCATCATCTCCGCGAAGGGACCCCGGCCGATCAGGGCGACCTGGTCGATGATGTTCGACGCGAGCACCTTGACGTCGATGCCCCGCGAGCGGGCGACCATGGCCGGCCCGATCCCGACATAGGCCACGTCCAGGCTGCCGGACGCCAGCGCCTGGACCATGGCGGGCCCGGACGAGAACTGCGTCAGTTCGAGCTTCAGACCGGCCTTACCGGTCCAGCCCTCGCCCTGCATGATGAAGAGCTGGGTCATGGGGATGATGGGGATGTAGCCCACCCTCAGGGTAACCGGTGCCGCCAGGGCGGAGACGGGCAGCAGGGCCGCCGCGGCTGCGATGCCGGAGAGTTGGACGAACCGGCGGCGGGACAAGGCGATGGACATGGGCGGGCGCTCCGGAAGGTTATGCTTTTTGCCGACATTAGCATCCCGGAGCCTCCGGAATCGTGGGGCATCCCTGGTACGGGACTTGGCCGATCGTCAGAGGCGCGGTAATGCCATTCTCCCTGCCCTGCCCTATCGATCATCATCGGAATTGCCTTTCCCTTATGCGGGGACGGCTGGTCTCCTGGAACCGTCTTCCCCGAAACGGACACCGTCCTGATGCTGAATACCGGTAAATCCATACTGATCGCGGCCAGATTCATCGCCGCCATGGCGATCGGCGCGCTTGTTTCCCAAGAGACCATGGCGCAACAGGCGCGGGAAACCCCCGGGGCGCAGGCGGCCCCCGTCCGCAAGGGCGGCCAGTCCCCGGCCGAGCGGATCAACGCCTGGACGGTGGGCCTGGCCGGCGGACAGCTGGAAGGAGCGCCGCTGCGCCTGGCATCGGAAATCGCGCGCGTCGTCGACGATGGCGACAATGCCCACGTCCTGCCGATCGTCACGCGGGGCCCGACCGAGAACGTCAATTCCCTCCTCTATCTCCGGGGAGTGGACATGGCCATCATCAACACTGACGTGATCGAGGAGTACAAGGCCCAGGTTCCCAATATCCAGCAGCAGATCACCTATGTGCTGAACCTGTTCCCGTCGGAGCTCCATGTCTTCGTGCGGCCGGAAATCCAGTCGCTCGACGACCTCAAGGGCAAGAAGGTGAACTTCAACACCCTCGGCACGGCGGCAGCCTATTCGGGACCGCTGATCTTCACGCGGCTGGGCCTGGACGTCGAGAAGACCTTCATTCCCCATCCGGTGGCGCTGGAGCAGATGCGCAACGGCGCCGGCGACATGGCCGCGGTCGTGTTCATCACCTCCAAGCCGGTCGATGCCTTCCTCAAGGGGCGGTGGGAGCCTGGCTTCAAGTTCCTGCCGGTCGAGTACGACAGGAAGTTCGAGGACTATTATCTCCCGTCGCGGCTGGATCCGGCGGACTATCCCAGCCTGATTCCCGAGGGCAGCCAAGTCACGACGATCGCCGTCCCGACCTTTCTGGCCGCCTACAATTGGCCGCGAAGCTCCGACCGCTACCGCCGCATGGCCCGTTTCGTCGACAACCTGTTCAGCCGCATGCCGACCCTCCAGGGGCCGGGCTTCGACCCGAAGTGGAAGAACGTCAACCTCGCCTCCCGGGTGCCGGGGCTGGAGCGTTACCGCGCCGCGCAGGACTGGCTCGACAAGTCCGGGTCGGCCCAGGAAAGCAGCCTGCCGCGATGACGACCCCGACTGCCTATCGTGAAGCTCCGCAGCCTGCCTGCCCGGAGCTGCGGAAGACGTTGGGGCACTGCCTTGCGGCGGCGATCCTGCTGCTGTCCGCCTCCGCGTCGGCGCAGACCGCCGACGACGCCCCTCGGACGGAGGCCGCGGACTGGATCGTCAGCGAGACGGCCTCTCCCGTGGACTACAGCCGGCAGGTCAGCGCCACCATGCTTTCCGCGGCACCTCCCGGGGAGCGGGAGATGTCCTTCGCCATGCATTGCAGGCAGGGAAAGACCGAGCTGGTGCTGGGTGTCCCCGACTTCGCCCGTTACCCCGCGGGCACCGCGCTGGTGCTGGAATTCCTCCCGCTCACCGAGGAGGCGATGCGCGACCAGACGGTGGAGCGGCGCTGGGTCCAGCATCGCGGCCAGGAGCAGCGGTGGAACGAGCTGAGCGGCACCACGGACGTGTCGCTGCGGGGCGATACCGTCGGCTTCCTCAAGCAGCTGCCGGACGGAGGCCGGCTTTTCGTGCGGATGAAGGACAAGCAGGGCGATATGCATGAGGCCGAATTCGACCTCACCGGGTTCGATCCCGTCCGCGAAAAACTCGCCTCCGCCTGCGGCTGGCCCGCCTGATTGCCACGCCTCCCTGTTGGAAGGACCGGCCGGACCTTATCTACGGTCTGGACCAAGTCGATACAGGGTTCTCTCGAAGGAGGCTTTCCGATGCCATCGTCCGATGACTGGCAGATCCCCCCCGAATTCCAGCCGGATCCCGACGCGGTGGCCTTTGATCTGGATCGCGCCCTGTCCTCGGTCGTGGCCCTGAGGGCGAGCGTTCCCGACGATGCCTTCACGGCGGAAACGCTCGGGACGCAGAGGGCGGGACAAGGCGCCGTGATCCGCGAGGACGGCCTCGTGCTGACCATCGGCTACCTGATCGCCGAGGCGGAGGAGATCTGGCTCACGACCAGCGACGGCCGGGCCGTGAAGGGCCATGTCCTGGCCTATGATTACGACAGCGGCTTCGGCATCGTCCAGGCGCTGTCGCCGCTCGGCGTGCCGGCGCTGTCCCTGGGGAACTCGCGCCACGCGACCGTGGGCGAGCATGTGGTGATCGGCGGGTCCGGCGGCCGGCCCCATTCGCTGGCGGCAAGGGTGGCGGCCCGGCAGGAATTCGCGGGCTATTGGGAATATCTGCTGGACGACGCCATCTTCACGGTGCCCGCACACCCGAACTGGGGCGGCACGGCGCTGCTGGGACCGCAGGGCGAGCTTCTCGGAATCGGTTCGCTCCAGTTGCAGTCCCGGGACAGCGGCGGGCGGCTGGTCCCGCTGAACATGAGCGTGCCGATCGACCTGCTGAAGCCGATCCTGGACGACCTGCTGAGGCTCGGCCGCTCCAGCGGACCTTCCCGGCCCTGGCTCGGGCTCTACGCCACCGAGGACGAGCGTGACCGGGTCGTGCTTGCCGGCTTGGCGGGCGACGGCCCGGCGCGGCGGGCGGAGCTCCGCGCCGGCGACATCGTGCGCGCCATCGCGGGCAAACCGATCCAGTCGCTGGCCGGGTTCTACCGGTCCCTGTGGTCGCTCGGCCCCGCGGGCATCGACGTCCCGCTCACCGTGGAGCGCGAGGGCGACGTGTTCGACCTCCGCGTCGGCTCCGCCGACCGCAGCCGCTTCCTGAAGCCCAACCGGCTGCATTGACGGCGGCGAAGTATCGGGCACGGCGTAACGGCCGGCCGGTTCAGGTGTTCACACTCTACCACCTGGGACCACCCCGACCGGAGCCGCCCGTGCGCGTCGCGCTGTTCATCACCTGCTACAATGACACCCTGTTCCCGCAGACGGGCATCGCCACCGTCCGCCTGCTGGAGCGGCTGGGCCATACCGTCGAGTTCCCGGAGGATCAGACCTGCTGCGGTCAGATGCACTCCAATACGGGCTACGGCGACGAGGCCATCCCGCTGATAAGGCGTTTCGTCAAGTCGTTCCGGGACGCCGAGGTCATCGTCTCCCCCTCGTCGTCCTGTGTCTCCAACATTCGCACGGCGTGGCTCCGCACCTTGGCCGACACCGGCGACGAGGCGCTGAAGCGCGACGTGGCCGAGATCGTGCCGCGGGTCTTCGAGCTGTCGCAGTTCCTGGTGGACAAGCTCGGGATCGACGACGTCGGCGCCTATTATCCCCGCCGCGTCACCTACCACCCGACCTGCAACTCGCTGCGCGCATTGAAGGTGGGCGACGCGCCGATGAGGCTGCTCGCCAAGGTGCGCGGCCTCGACCTCGTCGAACTGCCGGACGCGCGGGAATGCTGCGGCTTCGGCGGCACCTTCGCGGTCAAGAACGAGGACACTTCGGTCGCCATGCTGTCGGACAAGATGCGCTCGGTGCTGGGTACCCGGGCGGAGATCTGCACCGCCCTGGACAGTTCGTGCCTGATGCATATCGGCGGCGGGCTGCACCGGCTGCGCAGCGGCGTGCGGACCGTCCATCTGGCGGAAATCCTGGCTTCAACGGAAAAGGACTTCATCCATGGCGAGCGCCGCTGAGCCGCGCACCTTCCCGCAGCTGGCGAGGCGCGCGGTTGCCGATACCCAGCTCCGCCGCAACATCGGCAACGCCACCCAGACGATCCGCACCAAGCGCGCCGCCGTCGTCGCCGAGGTGCCGGACTGGGAGGAGCTGCGCGAGGCCGGCCGCTCCCTGAAGGAGCACACGCTGCGCAACCTGGACCGCTACCTGGTCCAGCTGGAGGAGTCGGTCACCAAGGCCGGCGGGCAGGTCCACTGGGCAAGGGACGGCGCGGAAGCCACCCGCATCGTCACCGACATCGCCAAGCGGCATTCCGTCAAGGAGGTGATCAAGGTCAAGTCGATCACGACGGAGGAGATCAAGCTGAACGAGGCGCTGGAGGATGCGGGCATCCGGCCGTTCGAGACCGACCTGGCCGAGCTGATCATCCAGCTCGGCGACGACGTCTCTTCCCATATCCTGGTGCCGGCGATCCACCGCAACCGGGCGGAGATCCGCGAACTGTTCATGCGGAAGCTGGGGCTGACGGAATTGTCCGACCGCCCGTCCGACCTGACCGCGGCGGCGCGCTCATACCTGCGCGAGAAGTTCCTGACCGTGCCCATGGCGGTCAGCGGGGCCAATTTCGGCATCTGCGACACCGGCACGATCTGCGTCGTGGAGTCGGAGGGGAACGGCCGCATGTGCCTGACGCTGCCCAAGGTGCTGGTCAGCGTGATGGGGATCGAGAAGCTGGTGCCGACCTGGGAGGACATGGAAGTCTTCCTCCAGCTCCTGCCGCGGTCCTCCACCGGCGAGCGGATGAACCCCTACAATTCCCTGTGGACAGGCGTCACGCCGGGGGACGGCCCGCAGGAATTCCACCTGGTGCTGCTCGACAACCGCCGAACCGACGTGCTGGCCGACCGGACCGGACGGCAGACGCTCAACTGCATCCGGTGCAGCGCCTGCCTGAACGTCTGCCCCGTCTATGCCCGGACGGGCGGCCATGCCTATCATTCCGAATACCAGGGACCGATCGGCGCGATCCTCACGCCCCAGCTCCACGGGATGGACGCGGCGGCTTCGCTCCCCTTCGCCTCGTCGCTGTGCGGCGCCTGCTACGAGGTCTGCCCGGTCAAGATCAACATTCCCGAGGTGCTGGTCCATCTGCGCACCCGGGCGGTCGCCCGAAGCGGCCCCAGCCTGGAGAAACTCGCCATGGGCGCCGCGATCCGCATGTTCGACAATCCCGGCCTGCTGGAGACCGCGCAGAAGATCGCGCGGATCGCGCAGCGTCCGTTCGTCAGCGACGGCTACATCACCGGCGGGCTGGGGCCGGTCCGCCAGTGGACAAGGGCGCGGGACCTTCCCGCCGTGCCCGACCAGAGTTTCCGCGAGTGGTGGAGGACACGCCGGTGAGCGCCGCGCGCGAGGAGATCCTGGGTCGCGTCAGGGCGGCCCTGGCCGGCGATCCGGCCGGGGAAATCGCCATCGCCCGGGACTACAGGACGTCGCCCGGCCTGTCGGGCGCCGGTCTGGTCGACCGCTTCGCCGAGCGGGCGGAAGCCTACAAGGCGACCGTGCGGCGGGTCGACGCCGCAGGCGCCACGGAGGCGATCCGGCGGCTTCAGGGGCGCTTCGTCGTTCCGGCAGATCTGGCGGAGTCCTGGCTGCCGGCCGATTTCGTGCGGGACGACGGCAACCTGGACCACCGCGAACTGGATGCCGTGGCCGGGGTGGTCACCAACTGCGCCCTGGCCATCGCCGAGACCGGGACAATCGTGCTGGATGCCGGGGCGGAACAGGGGCGCCGGGCGATCACCCTGCTGCCCGACTTCCATGTCTGCATCGTTCCGGCCGACCGGATCGTCGCGTCGGTACCCGAAGCCATCAGGGCGCTGCGCGGCTCCCTGCCCCGCCCGCTGACCTTCATGTCAGGGCCGTCGGCGACCTCCGACATCGAGCTGAACAGGGTCGAGGGCGTCCACGGCCCGCGCAGGCTGGAGATTCTGATCGTCGGGACGGCCTAGAACTGAACCCGATCAGGTTGATCGGCCCGAGACAGCTGATCCGATGCGTTGCGCCATGGGCGCAACCTACGATCGTCGACCCGCATCACCTCCGCCCTGCATCGAGCCGTAGGTTGCGTCCATGGCGCAACACAGTGCGGCGAGTGGAACGGCCGGCTGCGAGGACCGGAGCGGTTCAACCTGATCGGGGACCGCTCTAGCGGAGCCGGGTTGCCGGGGTCAAAGACCCGCCTCCCGCCACCCTGAAGACCGGCATCTCCAGGTTGACGCCCTTCAGATGCGCCGTCCGCCGCTCGACGACGAAGGGCTCCAGCAGTTCCCCGACGCCGGGATAGTCATGGACGTCCCCGGTCAGGTAGATCTCCTCGGCCTGGGCAAGGCTCTGCACCCGAGCCGCGATGTTCACCGCCTGGCCGAAATAGTCGAGTTGGTCGTTCGACGTGACGGCGATCGAGGCACCCTTGTGCAGGCCGATCTTCAGGATCAACGGCCGGTCGACATGGTCCCGATTGAACCGCTCCATCTCGTCGAGCATGGCCACAGCGGCGGCGACCGCGTCGCGCGGGTTCAGGAAGGCCGCCATGACGGCGTCCCCGATGGTCTTGATCACGGTGCCGCCGTTGGCGACCGTGACGTCGCGGAGCCGGTCGAAATGCTGCTGGACCAGGGAGAAGGCGCTGAGGTCGCCGATCCTGTCATACAAGGCGGTGGAGCTCTTCAGGTCGGTGAACAGCAGGGTTATGTCCTTGACGCCGATCCCCTCGGTCGCGCGGATCAGTTCGGACCGGAACAAGGTGCGGAAGGTCTGGGTGGTGAGCAGCCGCTTGCCGGTCAGGAACGGCCTGAACAGGATGTCCGGATGGGAGAAGCCCGGCGACGTCACGGTCAGGCCGAACAGGCGGCGCCGCGCCGAGGCGTTCCGGATCTCCAGGACGATGCGGCCGGCGGCGATCCGGCCCGTCGCCGGCGCGCACGACCTGTCTTCGTAATTGACGGCCAACGGCCGCGGCGCGGGCGGCGCGTCCTCGGCGACGGTGAACTCGAAGCCGTCGTCGGCGTCGAAATCCCAGCCGAGCAGGGTTCCCTCCCCCACGTCGATCTCGATCCGCTCGACCGCGTGCGGCTGTATGAATCGGACCTCCGGAGTCGCCGCCGCGAAATGGTCCATCCAGGGCTTCCCGTCCGGCGTCACGCCGTCGAGCGTGACGCGGCATTCGAAGCAGTAATCCCGTGCCGGCAGGGCGTCCGGATCATGGAACCTGATCCGGCGGACATTGGCGCAGACCGTGAAGGTGATGGTGATGTAGTCGTCCAGCACCGCTTCGTAATCGGTGCGGCACAGGGCGCAGCGATAATGCTTTTCGAGGGTGCGCAGGCTGCCGAAGCTCTCGACGATGCAGGCGCACAGCGGGCAGACCAGGAGCCAGTCCATCTCGAACAGGCCGAGCGAGGACGCGTGGAGGAACAGGTCGATCGCCTCCGCTTCCGCGATGCCCCGTTCGGCGCCGAACGCCAGCGGATTGACCCGATAGAGCTCCCGGTCGTCGGCGGTGCGCAGGAAGCTTTCGAGCTTCGACATGACCCGCGGGCTCCAGGCCCGCACCGTTTCCAGCGTTGCGAGGCGCCTGTCCAACTCCGCCTCGTCGATCCCCGTCTTCATGGTTTCCCCCCTCGTTCGAACGATCGTTGCCGAGGATTCTCCGTTCCCAACAGGAACAAATCATGAACCGCATTCTACAGCACAGGTCCGGGCGTGCCAGTGCTCATTGGGGGCGGTCGAAGGAGCGGCTAACCCGGGATCGCGGGGCATGCTCACGGGACGGCGGGCGGCGTCTCCTTCATTCTCTGCTTCGCTTGGCGGTACTGTTCCTTGAACGCCGCCTTCAGGGCCTGCTTGCTCATCTGGCCGTCCTGCTTGAAATAGGCCTCGGTCGTGTGGCCGACGGCATAGGTCACGGCCCCGCACAGCACGGCATCCGCCGCCATGGCCGGGATCGTCCCCAGGCCGGTGAGCTTCAGGGCGTCGTTGACGAACTTGCCACCCGCGAGCAGCAGGCCGGTCGAGAGCCCCATGCCCCGCAGGATCTGGAACAGCAGGCCCCTGGCCTTGTCCTTGTCCCACAGATGGCCGTAGGCGCGGCCGATGAAGACGATCATCGTCATGTTGATCATCACCAGCGCGACCCAGGAGACCGCGGGCCATGCCCCCCAGAAGGCGGCCTGCGCGGTCGCATGGTTGATGATCACTCCGGCCCGTTCCGCCGGGGTCCGGGTATCGTCGTCGGCCTCCTCGAAGCTCCTGTCGATCTCCTCGGTCTTCGGTTCGGGTTGCTTCTCCCCGGCCATCACGCCTCCTCGCGTCCCGCGGAAGCCGGCTTGCGGCCCTCCGTCTCGTCGACCACTTCGCTCACCGCCTCGGCCAGGGTTTCGAGGACGTCGGCAAGCTGGTCGGGCGGCAGGTCGTTCGCCTCCACCCCGGCGGCCTCCAGCATGCGGACAACCTCGTCGGGGTCGAGGTTC is a genomic window containing:
- a CDS encoding ABC transporter substrate-binding protein; amino-acid sequence: MSIALSRRRFVQLSGIAAAAALLPVSALAAPVTLRVGYIPIIPMTQLFIMQGEGWTGKAGLKLELTQFSSGPAMVQALASGSLDVAYVGIGPAMVARSRGIDVKVLASNIIDQVALIGRGPFAEMMAAAPSAAEGFKGFFDRAGRPAKIATLPTGSVPDTILRYYLNRVAQADARHVEIVGVGEDQVQQALLAGAVEGASILEPILTIVQERDPTARIVAPASTMLPRQPGAVLAVREATIAANRDAVATLVELHVRATEFARSRQDRAADHVTAFVGKGLVDPRIIDKALRSPNTNLVADPHVIRDATAVLQDFQQTLGTQVKPVNLDELFDYSFYDAVPKAG
- a CDS encoding S1C family serine protease, which encodes MPSSDDWQIPPEFQPDPDAVAFDLDRALSSVVALRASVPDDAFTAETLGTQRAGQGAVIREDGLVLTIGYLIAEAEEIWLTTSDGRAVKGHVLAYDYDSGFGIVQALSPLGVPALSLGNSRHATVGEHVVIGGSGGRPHSLAARVAARQEFAGYWEYLLDDAIFTVPAHPNWGGTALLGPQGELLGIGSLQLQSRDSGGRLVPLNMSVPIDLLKPILDDLLRLGRSSGPSRPWLGLYATEDERDRVVLAGLAGDGPARRAELRAGDIVRAIAGKPIQSLAGFYRSLWSLGPAGIDVPLTVEREGDVFDLRVGSADRSRFLKPNRLH
- a CDS encoding TAXI family TRAP transporter solute-binding subunit; this encodes MLNTGKSILIAARFIAAMAIGALVSQETMAQQARETPGAQAAPVRKGGQSPAERINAWTVGLAGGQLEGAPLRLASEIARVVDDGDNAHVLPIVTRGPTENVNSLLYLRGVDMAIINTDVIEEYKAQVPNIQQQITYVLNLFPSELHVFVRPEIQSLDDLKGKKVNFNTLGTAAAYSGPLIFTRLGLDVEKTFIPHPVALEQMRNGAGDMAAVVFITSKPVDAFLKGRWEPGFKFLPVEYDRKFEDYYLPSRLDPADYPSLIPEGSQVTTIAVPTFLAAYNWPRSSDRYRRMARFVDNLFSRMPTLQGPGFDPKWKNVNLASRVPGLERYRAAQDWLDKSGSAQESSLPR
- a CDS encoding DUF697 domain-containing protein translates to MAGEKQPEPKTEEIDRSFEEADDDTRTPAERAGVIINHATAQAAFWGAWPAVSWVALVMINMTMIVFIGRAYGHLWDKDKARGLLFQILRGMGLSTGLLLAGGKFVNDALKLTGLGTIPAMAADAVLCGAVTYAVGHTTEAYFKQDGQMSKQALKAAFKEQYRQAKQRMKETPPAVP
- a CDS encoding (Fe-S)-binding protein; this translates as MRVALFITCYNDTLFPQTGIATVRLLERLGHTVEFPEDQTCCGQMHSNTGYGDEAIPLIRRFVKSFRDAEVIVSPSSSCVSNIRTAWLRTLADTGDEALKRDVAEIVPRVFELSQFLVDKLGIDDVGAYYPRRVTYHPTCNSLRALKVGDAPMRLLAKVRGLDLVELPDARECCGFGGTFAVKNEDTSVAMLSDKMRSVLGTRAEICTALDSSCLMHIGGGLHRLRSGVRTVHLAEILASTEKDFIHGERR
- a CDS encoding LutC/YkgG family protein — translated: MSAAREEILGRVRAALAGDPAGEIAIARDYRTSPGLSGAGLVDRFAERAEAYKATVRRVDAAGATEAIRRLQGRFVVPADLAESWLPADFVRDDGNLDHRELDAVAGVVTNCALAIAETGTIVLDAGAEQGRRAITLLPDFHVCIVPADRIVASVPEAIRALRGSLPRPLTFMSGPSATSDIELNRVEGVHGPRRLEILIVGTA
- a CDS encoding adenylate/guanylate cyclase domain-containing protein: MKTGIDEAELDRRLATLETVRAWSPRVMSKLESFLRTADDRELYRVNPLAFGAERGIAEAEAIDLFLHASSLGLFEMDWLLVCPLCACIVESFGSLRTLEKHYRCALCRTDYEAVLDDYITITFTVCANVRRIRFHDPDALPARDYCFECRVTLDGVTPDGKPWMDHFAAATPEVRFIQPHAVERIEIDVGEGTLLGWDFDADDGFEFTVAEDAPPAPRPLAVNYEDRSCAPATGRIAAGRIVLEIRNASARRRLFGLTVTSPGFSHPDILFRPFLTGKRLLTTQTFRTLFRSELIRATEGIGVKDITLLFTDLKSSTALYDRIGDLSAFSLVQQHFDRLRDVTVANGGTVIKTIGDAVMAAFLNPRDAVAAAVAMLDEMERFNRDHVDRPLILKIGLHKGASIAVTSNDQLDYFGQAVNIAARVQSLAQAEEIYLTGDVHDYPGVGELLEPFVVERRTAHLKGVNLEMPVFRVAGGGSLTPATRLR
- a CDS encoding LutB/LldF family L-lactate oxidation iron-sulfur protein is translated as MASAAEPRTFPQLARRAVADTQLRRNIGNATQTIRTKRAAVVAEVPDWEELREAGRSLKEHTLRNLDRYLVQLEESVTKAGGQVHWARDGAEATRIVTDIAKRHSVKEVIKVKSITTEEIKLNEALEDAGIRPFETDLAELIIQLGDDVSSHILVPAIHRNRAEIRELFMRKLGLTELSDRPSDLTAAARSYLREKFLTVPMAVSGANFGICDTGTICVVESEGNGRMCLTLPKVLVSVMGIEKLVPTWEDMEVFLQLLPRSSTGERMNPYNSLWTGVTPGDGPQEFHLVLLDNRRTDVLADRTGRQTLNCIRCSACLNVCPVYARTGGHAYHSEYQGPIGAILTPQLHGMDAAASLPFASSLCGACYEVCPVKINIPEVLVHLRTRAVARSGPSLEKLAMGAAIRMFDNPGLLETAQKIARIAQRPFVSDGYITGGLGPVRQWTRARDLPAVPDQSFREWWRTRR